One part of the Haliotis asinina isolate JCU_RB_2024 chromosome 2, JCU_Hal_asi_v2, whole genome shotgun sequence genome encodes these proteins:
- the LOC137271811 gene encoding uncharacterized protein has protein sequence MPLKQFIRRLHGDVAIQTINSLTRLEKKFINSSNHLTFLMRCRDLNLVPNGLSLSSHFNSPAARSILHNASKLLVKERIRHHRKVKATTLNSITSHLDTLSSTLELETYSSLRAAQTKSNNILDNKTKTTHLKKLQQLNPKPADCTTTRLQKADYQRKTVVNLSDKPLNKEHISVLSRGLKFVPTRPLRNHDDFIINVEKGLQQLAPGGKVDFLRHQIADILQKSKPQQPNITKPERQAITDLRKDKSITIVQADKGKAVVVLNTNDFNKMVSNILDDDTTYRKIKKDPTQKLQRQHKAHLKQLRDNYELSHELHHKLAVSHPQAPYARATVKIHKNPPKARLLVCSRDTVFYNTAQHLTKVLAPLGKTADSYISDSTDFCEKLKTVENPGKIVSYDVVDLFTSVPINETLHILRNRLDNLDSPLDTKLSTDSILQLITNSITSTYFTWGDELYEQIHGLPMGSPLSPILSEIYMTSFEHQALSSSLIKPTCWFRKVDDTFVILPQANDPSALLQHLNQQHPRIQFTFETESNSQLPFLDVLVTRTTDNTIQTSVYPHLSISFDIQAPR, from the exons atgcctctcaaacagtttatcCGTCGTCTACATGGAGACGTGGCAATCCAAACCATCAACTCCCTCACCCGGCTAGAGAAGAAATTCATCAACTCCAGCAATCACCTTACTTTCCTGATGAGATGCAGAGATCTGAACCTGGTCCCCAACGGTCTCAGTTTGTCTTCACATTTCAACTCTCCGGCAGCGAGATCCATCCTACACAACGCCTCTAAACTCCTAGTGAAAGAACGTATCCGCCACCACCGCAAGGTAAAAGCCACCACCCTGAACAGCATCACCAGCCACCTTGACACCCTCAGCTCTACACTCGAACTAGAAACCTACTCCTCTCTCCGTGCTGCCCAGACCAAGTCCAACAACATCCTtgacaacaaaaccaaaactacCCATCTCAAGAAACTCCAACAACTCAACCCTAAACCCGCTGACTGCACCACCACCAGACTACAGAAAGCCGACTACCAGAGGAAGACTGTTGTCAACCTTAGTGACAAGCCCCTCAACAAAGAACACATCAGCGTGCTGTCCAGAGGACTCAAGTTCGTCCCTACCCGACCTCTACGCAACCACGATGACTTCATCATCAACGTAGAGAAGGGGCTGCAGCAGTTGGCACCTGGTGGCAAGGTTGACTTCCTCCGCCACCAGATTGCTGACATCCTCCAGAAGTCGAAGCCCCAGCAGCCCAACATCACCAAGCCTGAACGACAAGCCATCACAGACCTGAGAAAAGACAAGTCCATCACCATCGTCCAAGCAGACAAGGGCAAAGCGGTTGTAGTCCTAAACACCAATGACTTCAACAAAATGGTCAGCAACATCCTCGACGATGATACCACCTACCGCAAGATCAAGAAAGACCCCACACAGAAACTCCAGAGACAACACAAAGCCCACCTGAAACAACTACGTGACAACTATGAACTCTCGCATGAACTGCACCACAAACTTGCTGTGTCCCACCCTCAAGCTCCCTACGCACGAGCTACTGTGAAAATCCACAAGAACCCTCCTAAAGCCAGACTCCTTGTGTGTTCCAGAGACACAGTGTTTTATAACACTGCCCAGCACCTCACGAAAGTTTTGGCCCCTCTCGGCAAAACCGCGGACTCCTACATATCAGACTCTACTGACTTCTGTGAGAAACTTAAGACTGTTGAAAACCCTGGAAAAATCGTTAGTTATGATGTAGTGGACTTGTTCACCAGTGTTCCCATTAACGAAACCCTGCACATCCTCCGTAACCGCCTTGATAACCTCGACTCCCCTCTGGACACCAAACTCTCTACTGACTCCATCCTTCAGCTCATTACTAACTCCATCACCTCCACATACTTCACCTGGGGTGATGAACTCTATGAGCAAATCCATGGTCTGCCCATGGGATCCCCTCTCTCTCCCATCCTCTCTGAAATCTACATGACCTCCTTTGAGCACCAAGCCCTCAGTTCCTCACTAATTAAACCAACCTGCTGGTTCAGGAAGGTTGACGACACCTTTGTCATTCTGCCCCAAGCTAACGACCCCTCCGCTCTCCTTCAGCACCTTAACCAGCAACACCCCCGCATTCAGTTCacgtttgagactgaaagcaacTCACAACTCCCCTTCCTTGACGTTCTCGTCACCCGCACTACTGACAACACCATCCAAACCTCTGTCTATC CTCACCTGTCCATTAGTTTTGATATCCAAGCTCCAAGATAG